The stretch of DNA CTTGGATGGTGAACGGTGATGATCGCTGGAGGTTTTATGATGATACTCATTTGTATAATTACCGTAGTAGGTCAAGGCGACAGCATGATCAACAAGTCTATATTAATAATACCAAGGATATAGCTGTTGATACTGTTTGCACGTCTCCGCAGCCACCACCTCAGTCACCTCCACCGCAGCTTCCTAAGGTAGTTAGAAGAAAATCTAAGCGGACTCATTATGAAGATGCTAAAACCAAAGAGAGAAGTGAACGTAAGGAAGTAATATTCAGTGAGATGAAGATCTCGCCTCCAATAGATGACGAGCCGGAGAAGAGAAGTTCCAAGAGTGAGAAAAAGACAGGTGGTGGAGGGACTAATGATTTCTTAATTTCcttaagaagaaaaaagaagaagcaaaggcAGAGAAGCGTAGAAAACCTTGAGGAATTCTTTAACCTTTCAACGCTTCCTTTATATCCAACCCCATCACCTCCGCCGCCGCCTCCACCACCTCCACCACCGCCATTACCATCATTTTACCAAAGCATCGTTTCTTCCAAGAAAAGCAAAGCCAGAAAGCACCATTCAATGGAACCACCGGTAACAACCCAGAAGCCTCCTTTTCCAGTCAAGATAAATAACATGAACAATGTAGAAGAGAGCATGGAAAGTGGGAATGAATCACCGTTATATCCAGTCCCTCCACCGCCACCTCCTCCGCCGTTTAAATTGCGGCCATGGAAGTTCGAAGTGCAGGGTGACTTTGTTAGGATAAAAAGTATTAATTCAGCGGATTCGGATGATCCATCAAGCGGTGAAGCGAGTCCGTCGGATGTTAAAAGAATGGGTGAAATGGAGGGTGAAGATTCAAGGGGAGGAGCTTTGTTTTGTCCAAGTCCAGATGTAAATACCAAAGCCGATCATTTCATTGCAAGGTTCAGGGCCGGTCTGACGCTGGAAAAAATAAACTCCGTTCGGGCGAGGTCTAATCTTGGCCCAACCTCACCGTGATTTATGAACCACAACCCTAAAATGTCCCCtttgcttttattattttctttcattcattcattcgtttatttatttttccgTGGCAAATTTGTCCTTTCAGTTGCACTTGCATATACACAAGTTCAATTATATATAcagcttttttatttcttttcaatgtaatatattaatttatttaaattttataattaaagtttgCGTTTATAAGTGGTACATATTattcccaatttttttttctatttaaggAATTTATTAAATGGTTGTCACTCTTAAATAATTAacgaaaacatttatttttataaaaataagtagaaatgttttttattttaaatcatgtaaaaagtaaaatatacttaatttaaatccaaaatatcataattttaaatatttttttattttaattaaattttttatagaaaaaaataaaagagtaagagtaaattgaataaatgtgtaaaggtaaatgctaaatttgttattataccttaaatataaaaaccaaattttaacgGCAAAATTCTAATATACAagaactaatttacttatttttcagTAGAGAAATTAAAATGCAATACGAAGTATAGTACAAAAAGGTTTTGTGGTACTTTTacctattttttatataataataatataatcatCATCATTGAACCCTGTGTACTGATCTGATAATTAAGATATTTATCACATCAAATGTGACCTAAGTTCAAGTCACATTGCTGTTAAGACTTTACGCTTTCtaatgattaaaaatatatatataataatcatCAGCATCTTAACGGTAGGCACGTTAAgtatataattaaataacaatGTGCAACATTTGTTTATTAAATAAGTGGCATGCCACAACTGAGGCCTTACAAATTTTTAAAGCAGAGGGCCTGTGCGAGTAATAGAGTTTAAGAAATGGTGGTAGTGGGCAGGGTGTTTAAAACTGATAATGGGTCGGGTTAGTTTGGGTCGATGTAAAATATTAGGCTATTTTTTAGGTTTGGATTCAATTTGACTTGAAAAATGGAtataaaattttgtctaaacttgactctgataaaaaatattaaacccaaGCTCGGCTCGATCcgtccgtattaattttttatattattttttatataaaaaaatttaagatataTAATACatctagaggtgctcatgggccagggcggcccggcccgacggtccgcccgaaatatgggagggtttgggtaaaaatataggcccgaaatatgggcttgggcaaaaaaataaggcccgatTAAAAACGGGCcaggcctcgggcaccacttttttggcccgggcccggcccggcccgaatataataaatattttattttttatttttttaattttaaaatacttttaaaatacttttttaaaattttttaaattttaaattttttttaaaatacttttttttaaatttttttaattttaaaatactttttttaacttttgttttaatttttaaaataaatttttggtatttatttaaaaaacgggccgggccgggctcgggatATTgaatttttcccgggccgggcctaGGTAAAATTAtaggcccatatttcgagccGGGCCAAATTTTTTTctgaacccggcccggcccggcccatgagcacctctaaatacatcaaatacattgaaaaccctaaaataaatgtttccaagaaattgaaaatatattgaaaaattttatatacttaaataatattaagatagtttgcaacttagcaagcaaatgcctctaaaatagtagcaaaattatcaataaaataaaaattatataatatctaaacaataacaataaaataatagtaatataatggCAAAATAACAGCAAAACAGTAGCAAACAATAACAAAGCAACAACAAAACATCAACAAAACAATAGTAGGGAAAAAACTGTAATCAAATTCGGGTCAGGTCGGGCCCAAGCCAAAAAATTCTTACTAGAAACCCGATTCGTTCAAAAAACGAGCCTTATTTTTTCATCAAAGCACACTTTTAGGACAAATCTTCAGGTTTGGACGGATGACCTAACTCATGATCAGGCCTAGAAAGGTTTTTCAAGAAatggttttctttttttgaaattgaaAGGTTTAAAAGTGGGTTTGTTTCAAGGAACGGGTGGATGGATGCACTAGATATAACTAtaaacaaaatgaataaattaataataatgttGGCTTATATGTCAAAAACAGttcttaaaaaatgtaaaaataaattaattgagtcATTGTATTAAATTTGTACTTAATTAAGtattgtcattaattaaaataaataattaagttcCTCCGTTGATGGTTTCTGTCATTGACCATGTTAACcgttaaaataaattgacaaaCTAATCGAATGGTGACACATGACAGCTTctggtttaatataatattttccgataaaaatattaaaaatcataaaagattataaaatataaatattaaatattaaaaaatgttaaaattgatataaaatttataaatattataataatataataaattataaaattaataaaaaatatttaaattaaaaatgtattagaattcttaaaaatgcaataaaaattataaaaaaatataaaaattgatataaatttataaaaaatcataaaaacttaaaCTAGACTGGTTACTCAAAATTGGCAAGCTTACCAATCCAAGAAAAGCCATTAGACTGGTTGACTTGAAAATTGGAcgatttaaccatttttttttattttattatttttatcaaaccaaatttcattatccaactattagcatatgttataatgaaatATTCTAACCAAAGTTTTCAGAACTAGATTGATGGTCGAACCGATCAGACTATCAGTTTCCCAATTCAACTGATTTGTCCAATTCGACtaaataaagtattaaaaaattaaaaattaaaaaaattggttcaacCCTCCGATTCCCAAGTCAACTGTTCTAATGGCTTTCTCCGAATAAATACCCTTATCGATTTTGGTCTAATCTGTCCAACCAACTAATCCAGTCTCGttcaaatttttatgtttttttataatttttataaatttatatcaatttcaatacttttaatttttataattttttataaaattttaatatgttttacaaaattttaaatatgttttatttattttataaaaaatataatttattagatttttatatatttataatttttaatagtttgtattcatatttttttaatattaataatatttttttataattttatctaatttttatgattttatataatatttatgatttttaataactttttaaaaaaaattaaattaaataaaaaaactatctCATTATTTACTTTTTCTACATATAAACCAATAATATGAGCAACTAAGAGGTAGATCTGTAGTAAAGCTGCCCAAAAAGACCAAAAATAAGCTTCTTACTTGATTAAGAAGCTAGGCTAGCTGTATGTGCGGTGCAATCAATTGCTTGATTAAGAGTTGGTAAATATTATGAGCAACCAAGGCATGAATTTTTGTCAAACATAAACACCAAATAGCAATCAAGTTCTGCCAACAAATAACTTCACGTTCATGCTTTTGTAACAGTCAAgtctattattaaaaataaacaaactgaGCCAAGGATGACTTCCCACCGGAACAAAGCAGCCGTATCTTTCATTGAAGCACCGGACTGCAGTGCTCCCACCATAATCTATCAGCCGCAACCAGAAAGATGATGGAGGTTCCCACCACTCCCCCGCGTGGCTCCAACAATGAGAGAAGAATAGCCAGAGAACCTGAAATCTGGCTGCTGTAGCATTTCATCACTGTTGGAGGCACTAGTGACATCAGAGCAAGTGGTAGTTGAAGCAGCGTCTTTGTAATTTTCCAGCTGATTCGACATGTTAGCACACAAATGTAGCTGAGGAGACCTTGATGCATCAAGTCCATGGCTTGTTGGAATCGGCTTGGATTCTTGGAGTTTCTTTGTGTTCAGGAATCGCCCGCCATTTCCTCTAGCCCTTTTTAAAGCGTGAAGATGTCGAGACTCATGCAGATAGGGCTGCAAACATTTATAAAATAACTCAAAGTATATCAATCATAAGCCAAATAACCAGACTTACCGTCATGGGCCACCTTGCAGCTCATGCGCTGTATGTATGAAGGAAAAACTTTAAATGCATACCTTTCGAACTTTGATCAGTTTATTCTGAGCCTCAAGCTTTGCTCGATACTGTCTTCGCCTGAGAATAGCCCCATACTGCTTTGCATTAACGTAAATAGTTTCATCTTCTGTAAGCTCCAAAGGAAGTGGAACTCGAGCAGGAAGCATTGCTAGCATACAAGGATGATGAATCTGAGACAAATGCAATGACAAATATGTCACAAATGGAAAACAACGAATGTGCATTTCTGTCTTATCATACATACCAAGGGGAGCAGCTTAAATAGATTTTTCGTGCATACAATTTAGCAACACAATGAATCAGAAACCACATCAAAACCATTTTAGTCAGACTACGAGACTGAAACCATAAATGAAGGGAAAATGGAATGGAATAggcatatattaattaaattaataaaaaaaaaaagaaaagaaaaccaagtAATCTTTTTTTGAACATTCCAAAGAAGTAATTCGTTGAGCAACTGACAGATGATCCAAAGAGTTCTATGGTAACTTCTCTTCGTATTTCGTTTCGAAAAAAGGGTATACCCTGCCGATTTTGAATTTAACTTCTTTGATCCATGATATGAAATGAGTCAATAAAGCATTtcataaatgaaattcaaataAAACAGGGGGTAAGTGTCTAATATGTGACTACACTAAGGAAAGATcttattaaataaacaaaattagtCAAGAATAAGAATTGCTTCAGCGGTACTTGTTGCATCTTTTTCATGCTTCATATAGTTATAGTAAGCCAACTTCATGTGACAAGAGCATGAAAGAAAAGCTTCTCTCGTAAAGAATCATTTTGATAAGAAAAGCAAAGAAGAACAAAGAGTAAAGCAGGAAGCAAAGTGGAATAGAATGAaagaaatcaattttaaaaaagggaAGAAGAATTTGGGGATTTACTTGATGAATATTGAAGGATCCACAAGACCAGTATAACATTATTTGAGCATTCTTTATATAAATGAAGAATGCATGACCCCAGGAAGGTGATAATGGATTTAAATTATGGTATAGCAACAACCTACCCTCTTAGTTGTGCTTTGTTCATTTTCTACAGCATTAAGGTTGCATCTGGTAATTAAAGGACTATACATAACCTTTATGAGATTCCTTGAAGAGAAGACTACATCTAGGACatcaaaatgaaatatataattgACTTCTAGAAATTACTTACGGTGTTAAACAAGATTGTAAAACCAACCACCCCCTTTTCTATGGATTGATAATATAACAGACTGAAGTGCTTGCCATCAAACAAACCTAATTAATGCGGAAAATTTCTTACCATAGCTTGAGGTGGGCAAACAGCAGTCACAACACCACCAAAATACGGTTCAGCGTAATGAAGGGGAATATGAGCCTGCTGTAAAGGACAAATGATACATGAGACTATGATACATCTAAATAGCAGCCAAATAGCATACGCAATATCCTACAATTGATTTGCTATAGTCAACTTGTGAAGGAGAGAAGACATATTCCTGGGTTCCCATTGAGGAGGCTAATTTAGCATGATGTTCAACAAGCTTCCCGGGAGTTTCATTACCTCCTGAACAGGTACACGAACAGCTAATTAGATATATGCATACTaaggagaaaagagaaaaaaaacgcTTTAATTTAACGAACGAACTAGAAATATTTTGTTCAGAGAAGCTCTGCTCACACTTGGAgtgataatattattatttacagcCAGGTAGCAAGGTGAAACTTAACAATCACTTCAGCATAGATTTGCAACTCTCTTCTATTTTAAGCAATTTAGTTAGAGTATCAGAGAAGATAAGCCTATCAGAACATGCATACGAATTAAAAGCATAAGATGCTGCTAATAACAAATGAAATAGATACTTGCTAACAAGAAGGTTCCACATTATATACTTAAGAATAAATAACATAGATTGAATCATTATCTCACAAACAGGAATATTGAGCAAATATAAAGACCTGATGATGCTGAAATTGAACTTTGCCTATAAAGATTGCTATCTCCAACACTAGCCGCTTCAGGGTAAGATTGGCCAGTTGATTGAGTTGATGATGAGTCCTGGTCTTGAAATTGAAAACTTAGCTGCTTGGAGTTATGGAAGTGTTGAGGTACAATTCCCATCTTCAAGTTTAAACTTTCAGACATGGATGATTGCTGGACATGAGATTCCATTGAGTTGACCCAAGATGAGCAGCCAACTACGTTCGTGCATGTCAAATGAGAACTTAACACACAATCCTTTTTATGCAAGGTTTGCATTACGGCAACCTACCATTCAAACTTCAATGCATCCTGACTTATAAAAGGAGCCGGGAGAGATTTTGAAAGTGCTAAGAAGAAATCTTTGCTGCTATATGTTAACGTGCTTGCACATCAGTGACCTAGCAACAAACAAAACATTGTCATACCCATAGCGTTAGATGTTTAAACTGGAAAAGACTGTTATAATAAATTGTTGTAAGCCTTCTTCACCAGGCTTTGGAaaatttattaaaccaattttaaGAGACTTCAACGGATAAGGAGGAACAACTATAAAAAGCATCTTGAGCTTGAAAACAAACCATGTTACACTGCCTAATTCAAACATACGTATCAAGTTAAAGTGGTAGAGTCTCTGCAGATTCATAGAACCGTCAACAAACATACAACAAAATCAAACTTCCAAGGAaagaattttatttcaaatataaaaagaaatttgtACGAGTCCCACACATCCATTGCATCAATGGAAGTTAACATTCATCCATAACATCAAATTTTAGTTCAGCTACTGAATATATTAACACGAATTGTAGATACAAGAACCCAAACCACATATCAGCCATTTACTTAAAACAAGGATAAATTTGAATGGATTTCTTGCTCAAATAAATTCTTTCATGCATGCAAAGCCCACAACAAAATAATCAAAGAGTGTGCTCAAAGTTGAACCAACAAAAAAATCCCATTAATCAGGTAATTCAAACCCACCATCCCAGGCTCCAAACCAAACCCTATACAAAATACCTTTGGGATTTGTTAAACTGAAAGAGAAATAACACTCATGAGGAATTTTCTTCTAAGCTTGGATTTGTGCATGTCTCTCCCTTTcctttcaaacaaaatatttaccaaagaaaaaggaaaaactctGTTTCTCTTTGTTCCTTAAAAACTCACTCTTTTTTCCTTTAGATAAAAAGAGAAAATGTGTTGGGATAATAGTTACTTACCTTCTGAGAAAAAGGTTTAGTCTTTTCAGCTCACTACCATTACCTCTCCACTACCAGCATCATCATTAATTCTGCTACTTCAAAGAAAAAggaagtaattttttaaattggtttacattattttattgaggttgtttcaatttttggtcagattaatatattattttggtgGGTGATTTTGTCGTGTTGTGTTAATGGCGTAATGGGTAAtaattctctcttcttcttcttcttccagaATTGCAACGGCTACACTGCTGCAGTATGCAGACGCTTTTTGCTCTCTTTACAAAGTTTATG from Gossypium hirsutum isolate 1008001.06 chromosome D04, Gossypium_hirsutum_v2.1, whole genome shotgun sequence encodes:
- the LOC107931562 gene encoding actin cytoskeleton-regulatory complex protein PAN1 translates to MEEDGEMTPFWLETSDSRRRKPSSFFLNTGILIILLLVIAFAFVLFVIPSFLSLTSNIFKPQLVKKSWDSVNLVLVLFAIICGFLSNSSNNNTPTPTTTYEATTRPSPKHADDHVPGSNPSTPSQWYDRTAYNSLRRLKSSSSYPDIRQEYSSWMVNGDDRWRFYDDTHLYNYRSRSRRQHDQQVYINNTKDIAVDTVCTSPQPPPQSPPPQLPKVVRRKSKRTHYEDAKTKERSERKEVIFSEMKISPPIDDEPEKRSSKSEKKTGGGGTNDFLISLRRKKKKQRQRSVENLEEFFNLSTLPLYPTPSPPPPPPPPPPPPLPSFYQSIVSSKKSKARKHHSMEPPVTTQKPPFPVKINNMNNVEESMESGNESPLYPVPPPPPPPPFKLRPWKFEVQGDFVRIKSINSADSDDPSSGEASPSDVKRMGEMEGEDSRGGALFCPSPDVNTKADHFIARFRAGLTLEKINSVRARSNLGPTSP
- the LOC107931541 gene encoding nuclear transcription factor Y subunit A-3 isoform X2; its protein translation is MESHVQQSSMSESLNLKMGIVPQHFHNSKQLSFQFQDQDSSSTQSTGQSYPEAASVGDSNLYRQSSISASSGGNETPGKLVEHHAKLASSMGTQEYVFSPSQVDYSKSIQAHIPLHYAEPYFGGVVTAVCPPQAMIHHPCMLAMLPARVPLPLELTEDETIYVNAKQYGAILRRRQYRAKLEAQNKLIKVRKPYLHESRHLHALKRARGNGGRFLNTKKLQESKPIPTSHGLDASRSPQLHLCANMSNQLENYKDAASTTTCSDVTSASNSDEMLQQPDFRFSGYSSLIVGATRGSGGNLHHLSGCG
- the LOC107931541 gene encoding nuclear transcription factor Y subunit A-3 isoform X1 — translated: MQTLHKKDCVLSSHLTCTNVVGCSSWVNSMESHVQQSSMSESLNLKMGIVPQHFHNSKQLSFQFQDQDSSSTQSTGQSYPEAASVGDSNLYRQSSISASSGGNETPGKLVEHHAKLASSMGTQEYVFSPSQVDYSKSIQAHIPLHYAEPYFGGVVTAVCPPQAMIHHPCMLAMLPARVPLPLELTEDETIYVNAKQYGAILRRRQYRAKLEAQNKLIKVRKPYLHESRHLHALKRARGNGGRFLNTKKLQESKPIPTSHGLDASRSPQLHLCANMSNQLENYKDAASTTTCSDVTSASNSDEMLQQPDFRFSGYSSLIVGATRGSGGNLHHLSGCG
- the LOC107931541 gene encoding nuclear transcription factor Y subunit A-3 isoform X3, producing the protein MQTLHKKDCVLSSHLTCTNVVGCSSWVNSMESHVQQSSMSESLNLKMGIVPQHFHNSKQLSFQFQDQDSSSTQSTGQSYPEAASVGDSNLYRQSSISASSGGNETPGKLVEHHAKLASSMGTQEYVFSPSQVDYSKSIAHIPLHYAEPYFGGVVTAVCPPQAMIHHPCMLAMLPARVPLPLELTEDETIYVNAKQYGAILRRRQYRAKLEAQNKLIKVRKPYLHESRHLHALKRARGNGGRFLNTKKLQESKPIPTSHGLDASRSPQLHLCANMSNQLENYKDAASTTTCSDVTSASNSDEMLQQPDFRFSGYSSLIVGATRGSGGNLHHLSGCG